A region from the Thermanaeromonas toyohensis ToBE genome encodes:
- a CDS encoding ABC1 kinase family protein, translating into MLGKRYTHVQRLRKIANTLARYGFGYFIDQLGFSTLLSKVAKRDKLRLSPGQRLRLALEELGPTFVKLGQFLSTRPDILPREIINELSRLQDEVSPVSTENIYAVLQEELGQAWEKIFVSFDPQPLAAASIGQVHLASLPGGQRVIVKVRRPRVEQVIQVDLEILHYLARVAQRHTVYGQIYDFVSIAQEFSRALKQELDYTLEGRNADRLRQVLAGEAQVYIPRVYWEYTTSRVLTMEFVEGIKLNNLEELKRRGYNLKRIARYLVQAFYRQILVEGFFHGDPHPGNLAVLPGEKIVFMDFGLMGSLSEEHRKEAIRLVLGLVRRRSQEVIQAMLNLGVIPQDLDFNALRREIDRLRERYLNIPLKNIKLGQAINDLLEVAFRFRIQMPVEFSLLGKTLLSLESLVTQLDPEISLVEMAGPYVKELIHSRYRPRELWRQLEENFWNYLDLAHELPQQVKGALLRLNRGDLTLKLEHRELRIFFRHLEGAVNKLSLSLIFLAFSILMAGLIISAGLGAIPLTGGRLFFRLPVLEIGIGIASVVFIWLLVAILKGGRF; encoded by the coding sequence AGCCAGGTATGGTTTTGGTTATTTTATAGATCAATTAGGCTTTAGCACTTTGCTTAGCAAGGTGGCCAAGAGAGACAAACTTAGGCTTTCACCGGGTCAGAGGCTGCGGTTGGCTTTGGAAGAGTTGGGGCCTACCTTTGTTAAGCTCGGGCAATTTTTAAGCACCCGGCCAGATATATTGCCCCGGGAAATAATAAACGAACTTTCCCGCTTGCAAGATGAGGTTTCTCCCGTTAGCACAGAGAATATATATGCTGTTCTTCAGGAGGAGCTAGGGCAAGCTTGGGAAAAGATTTTTGTTAGTTTTGATCCCCAGCCCTTGGCAGCTGCTTCCATTGGCCAGGTTCACCTGGCCTCTTTACCTGGAGGCCAACGGGTGATAGTTAAGGTCCGGCGTCCGCGGGTGGAACAGGTAATCCAGGTTGATCTGGAGATCCTCCATTATCTTGCGCGCGTGGCCCAGCGTCACACTGTCTACGGCCAAATTTACGATTTTGTATCCATAGCGCAGGAGTTTAGTCGGGCCCTAAAACAAGAGTTAGATTATACCTTGGAGGGGCGCAATGCTGACCGGTTACGCCAGGTACTAGCGGGTGAGGCCCAGGTGTATATCCCCCGAGTATATTGGGAATATACTACCAGCCGTGTTCTCACCATGGAATTCGTGGAAGGTATAAAGCTTAACAACTTGGAAGAACTTAAGCGGAGGGGATACAATCTTAAACGTATTGCTAGGTATCTGGTACAAGCCTTTTATCGCCAAATTTTAGTGGAAGGTTTTTTCCACGGAGACCCCCACCCTGGAAATTTAGCTGTGTTACCGGGGGAGAAAATAGTTTTTATGGATTTCGGGCTTATGGGAAGCTTGTCTGAAGAACATAGAAAGGAGGCTATCCGGCTGGTATTAGGTTTGGTCAGGCGTCGTAGCCAGGAGGTAATCCAGGCTATGCTCAATCTAGGTGTTATCCCTCAGGACCTCGATTTCAACGCTTTGCGCCGGGAAATAGATAGGCTGCGGGAGCGGTATTTGAATATACCTTTAAAAAATATAAAGTTGGGTCAGGCTATAAATGATCTTCTAGAAGTAGCTTTCCGTTTCCGCATCCAGATGCCGGTAGAATTTTCTCTTTTAGGCAAAACTCTCCTTTCTTTAGAGAGTTTGGTGACCCAGTTGGATCCTGAAATTAGCTTGGTGGAGATGGCTGGTCCTTACGTAAAAGAGCTTATCCATAGTAGGTACCGGCCGCGGGAACTCTGGCGACAACTAGAAGAAAATTTCTGGAATTACCTAGACCTGGCCCATGAACTTCCCCAACAGGTAAAGGGTGCTTTATTAAGGCTTAACCGTGGAGATCTTACTTTGAAACTCGAACATCGAGAACTTAGGATATTTTTCCGGCATCTAGAAGGAGCAGTCAATAAACTAAGCTTAAGCCTTATATTTTTAGCCTTTAGCATTTTAATGGCTGGCCTGATTATTAGCGCAGGGTTAGGGGCTATACCTTTAACGGGTGGTAGATTGTTTTTCCGGCTACCGGTGCTAGAGATAGGTATCGGGATAGCCTCAGTAGTTTTTATCTGGCTTTTAGTAGCCATTTTAAAGGGAGGCCGGTTCTAA